A genomic segment from Ramlibacter agri encodes:
- a CDS encoding alpha-2-macroglobulin family protein translates to MNTLAIRIFALLAALVFAPAAPAQDYEAPAGAPFFLLTDSSFGSGEEARVRLEMAAGDLSALDETGGVDVALYRVADPLAFLRQQKNLHRVDLRASARPDGLGNALSFLWDGAWIKARKLWQSLFAPAARVSVTKEAPQLKTHADIRKPPPYVAQPVFQAPPGMQAAARFRYPVQAARPIAPPKGLVLQGASSQFTPPSKGNVYIPLGRQQPGLYVVEAAIGRHRATALLFVGDAVAVSKTSRDQMLVWVAQRAGGRPAAGARLMWSDLNGVLASGPTDSDGVAVFSRSVPETSYVFGADAAGGVFVSENFYYDSEIYNNKLYALTDRPLYRPGDEVNIKLYGREFTGARASRAMAAGPIALTVLDAQGTPVFTDKVAYDPAAGGETRFRLPAEAPAGGYEIRMTRGDDEYGAAFRVAQYVKPHFEILVEPGKPAFKTGEEITGRIRLAYPDGKPVANAVLSLSARAQMLTMVEGDLVYGGAFPLQIGNNQDLSTDSKGYASFKLPAAKEPSRLVLSVLATDGAAQRVRATQQLLIERSASAYMLRPQKQFAAAREAVQWRFALADGAPAGAAPAQWVAVHQESQTSTRGNVAGGDGFALQLERPGSYMVQLRDAQDRLLGAAPFYVAGGELKPPQGAVEIVLDKPRYRPGETARALITFPDAVDDALLTLERDRVESWGRLAGPGKVAALRRLNDRQWEAVLQVSAEFAPNITFSVAYVRGREFGFQNAGILVEQPALQVVLKTDKPSYAPGETATVDIETQADGVATPASLALGVVDEMVYVLQPELAPGIVDFFYHPRRNNVRTHSSLAFISYDEAAAPAGQEVPRSRGTQERGIKLLERPRRDERDTAFWSARVTTDAQGHARISFTVPDALTRWRVTARGVGLGRAEGLVGEKRAWFQSDKEVYAKWTSPDWARAGDRPVASLAVFNQGTAARDVQVALEGAGAAQSRTLSLAPGANFVAFELPPSAQDANLTLQVRQGGRVLDQLQTRWQTLPAEWADVRESLVTVAAGQDHADLKLPADASAVRIRALAAGAADWNRVADALLDYPYGCLEQTASRMLPLALGLRALPGADDPNSPLRQRLYASRLRLASMAGPDAVFGWWGDATRQSAFFSAYAYYADFLATQTLGMQLPAAHWQRLVEIYGKGQENETPVQRALALWMMREMGLPTATYARGLADVLAAMPLHPAAPAPGGSWVFGEEAPQQAVALVLVRQLFAADNIAWPAALEQPLEQARRALADAPQLFAQALAATTGAGRPEGIQKALQEAAESDTTFERAISLAWLAKASGLKAGAAAPVLAPGAGWQSLKTATGAAQWAWTAPGAAAQSLALGRPAAEAFTLSVRYESHARGRETLPVRIERKLFRLERKDKLFKAVPIERGEALSTSALYLDQVTVSAGRPLRQGLLEVALPPGAFMEPSTWGVEVGDTDKHAPLERAAGEATRQGYTVPFDALDGTRTVRHLVRFGQKGRFTLPAARLWRMYQPEAKAYEAGADGAAWTVQ, encoded by the coding sequence ATGAACACCTTGGCCATTCGCATCTTCGCGCTGCTGGCGGCGCTTGTCTTCGCCCCGGCGGCGCCGGCGCAGGACTACGAGGCGCCGGCCGGCGCTCCCTTCTTCCTGCTGACCGACAGCAGCTTCGGCTCCGGCGAGGAGGCGCGTGTCCGCCTGGAAATGGCAGCGGGCGACCTGTCCGCGCTGGACGAAACCGGCGGTGTCGACGTCGCGCTGTACCGCGTGGCCGATCCCCTTGCCTTCCTGCGGCAGCAGAAGAACCTGCATCGCGTGGACCTGCGGGCAAGCGCCCGTCCCGACGGCCTGGGCAACGCGTTGAGCTTCCTGTGGGACGGCGCCTGGATCAAGGCGCGCAAGCTGTGGCAGTCGCTGTTCGCCCCGGCGGCGCGCGTGAGCGTGACGAAAGAGGCGCCGCAACTGAAGACGCACGCGGACATCCGCAAGCCGCCGCCGTACGTGGCGCAGCCTGTCTTCCAGGCGCCGCCCGGCATGCAGGCGGCCGCGCGCTTCCGGTATCCGGTGCAGGCCGCGCGGCCGATCGCGCCGCCCAAGGGGCTGGTGCTGCAGGGCGCTTCCAGCCAGTTCACGCCGCCGTCCAAGGGCAACGTCTACATCCCGCTGGGCCGGCAGCAGCCTGGCCTGTACGTGGTGGAAGCGGCGATCGGCCGGCACCGCGCCACGGCGCTGCTGTTCGTGGGCGATGCGGTCGCCGTCAGCAAGACCTCGCGCGACCAGATGCTGGTCTGGGTCGCGCAGCGCGCGGGTGGGCGCCCCGCCGCCGGCGCCAGGCTGATGTGGAGCGACCTCAATGGCGTGCTGGCCAGCGGCCCTACCGACAGCGACGGCGTCGCCGTCTTCTCGCGCAGCGTGCCCGAGACGAGCTACGTGTTCGGCGCGGATGCGGCCGGCGGCGTGTTCGTCAGCGAAAACTTCTACTACGACAGCGAGATCTACAACAACAAGCTCTACGCCCTGACGGACCGCCCGCTGTACCGGCCGGGCGACGAGGTGAACATCAAGCTCTATGGCCGCGAGTTCACCGGCGCGCGCGCCTCGCGCGCCATGGCGGCGGGACCGATCGCCCTGACCGTGCTGGATGCGCAGGGCACCCCGGTCTTCACCGACAAGGTGGCTTACGACCCGGCGGCGGGCGGCGAGACTCGCTTCCGCCTGCCGGCGGAGGCGCCCGCGGGCGGCTACGAAATCCGCATGACCCGCGGTGACGACGAATACGGCGCCGCTTTCCGCGTCGCGCAATACGTGAAGCCGCACTTCGAGATCCTGGTGGAGCCGGGCAAGCCGGCCTTCAAGACCGGAGAGGAAATCACCGGCCGCATCCGCCTGGCCTACCCGGACGGCAAGCCGGTGGCCAACGCCGTGCTGAGCCTGTCGGCCCGGGCGCAGATGCTGACGATGGTCGAAGGCGACCTGGTCTATGGCGGCGCCTTCCCGCTGCAGATCGGCAACAACCAGGACCTCAGCACCGACTCCAAGGGCTATGCCTCGTTCAAGCTGCCCGCGGCCAAGGAACCCAGCCGGCTGGTGCTGTCCGTGCTGGCCACCGACGGCGCCGCGCAACGCGTGCGTGCCACGCAGCAGTTGCTGATCGAGCGTTCCGCCAGCGCCTACATGCTGCGGCCGCAGAAGCAGTTCGCGGCGGCCCGCGAAGCCGTCCAGTGGCGCTTCGCGCTGGCCGATGGCGCTCCGGCCGGTGCCGCCCCCGCGCAGTGGGTGGCCGTGCACCAGGAGAGCCAGACCAGTACCCGCGGCAACGTCGCCGGCGGCGACGGCTTCGCGTTGCAGCTGGAGCGGCCCGGGTCCTACATGGTGCAACTGCGCGACGCGCAGGACCGCCTGCTGGGCGCCGCGCCTTTCTACGTGGCTGGCGGCGAATTGAAGCCGCCGCAAGGCGCGGTGGAGATCGTGCTGGACAAGCCGCGCTATCGCCCCGGCGAAACCGCGCGCGCCCTCATCACCTTCCCCGATGCGGTGGACGACGCGCTGCTGACGCTGGAGCGCGACCGCGTCGAAAGCTGGGGCCGCCTGGCGGGGCCCGGCAAGGTGGCCGCGCTGCGCCGGCTGAACGACCGCCAGTGGGAGGCGGTGCTGCAGGTGAGCGCGGAGTTCGCCCCCAACATCACTTTCTCGGTGGCCTACGTGCGCGGGCGCGAGTTCGGCTTCCAGAACGCCGGCATCCTGGTGGAACAACCGGCCTTGCAGGTGGTGCTGAAGACCGACAAGCCTTCGTATGCGCCGGGCGAGACGGCCACGGTGGACATCGAAACGCAGGCCGATGGCGTGGCCACGCCCGCCAGCCTGGCCCTGGGCGTGGTGGACGAGATGGTGTACGTCCTGCAGCCCGAGCTGGCGCCCGGCATCGTGGACTTCTTCTACCACCCGCGCCGCAACAACGTGCGCACGCATTCCAGCCTGGCCTTCATCAGCTACGACGAAGCGGCGGCGCCCGCCGGCCAGGAAGTGCCGCGCAGCCGCGGCACGCAGGAGCGCGGCATCAAGCTGCTGGAACGGCCGCGGCGCGACGAGCGCGACACCGCCTTCTGGTCGGCCCGCGTGACGACCGACGCGCAGGGGCACGCGCGCATCAGCTTCACGGTGCCCGATGCCCTGACGCGCTGGCGCGTCACGGCGCGCGGCGTCGGCCTGGGCCGCGCCGAAGGGCTGGTGGGCGAGAAGCGCGCCTGGTTCCAGAGCGACAAGGAGGTCTACGCCAAGTGGACCAGCCCGGACTGGGCGCGCGCTGGTGACCGTCCGGTGGCCAGCCTGGCTGTGTTCAACCAGGGAACGGCGGCACGCGATGTGCAGGTGGCGCTGGAGGGCGCGGGCGCTGCGCAATCGCGCACGCTGAGCCTGGCGCCGGGGGCGAACTTCGTCGCCTTCGAGCTGCCGCCCTCGGCGCAGGACGCCAACCTGACATTGCAGGTGCGCCAGGGCGGGCGCGTGCTGGACCAGCTGCAGACCCGCTGGCAGACCTTGCCTGCGGAATGGGCCGACGTGCGCGAGAGCCTGGTGACCGTCGCGGCCGGCCAGGATCACGCGGACTTGAAGCTGCCTGCCGACGCATCCGCGGTCAGGATCAGGGCGCTGGCGGCGGGCGCCGCGGACTGGAACCGCGTCGCCGATGCATTGCTGGACTACCCCTACGGCTGCCTCGAGCAGACCGCCAGCCGCATGCTGCCCCTGGCGCTGGGCCTGCGAGCGCTGCCGGGCGCGGACGATCCGAACTCGCCGCTGCGCCAGCGCCTGTACGCCAGCCGCCTGCGGCTGGCCAGCATGGCGGGCCCCGATGCCGTGTTCGGCTGGTGGGGCGACGCGACGCGGCAAAGCGCCTTCTTCTCCGCCTATGCCTATTACGCGGACTTCCTGGCGACGCAGACACTGGGCATGCAACTGCCGGCGGCGCACTGGCAAAGGCTGGTGGAGATCTACGGCAAGGGCCAGGAGAACGAAACGCCGGTGCAGCGCGCGCTGGCGCTGTGGATGATGCGCGAGATGGGCTTGCCGACGGCCACCTATGCGCGCGGCCTGGCCGACGTGCTGGCGGCGATGCCCTTGCATCCGGCCGCGCCCGCGCCGGGCGGCAGCTGGGTGTTCGGCGAAGAGGCGCCGCAACAGGCCGTGGCACTGGTGCTGGTGCGCCAGCTGTTCGCCGCCGACAACATCGCCTGGCCGGCGGCGCTGGAGCAGCCGCTGGAGCAGGCGCGCCGCGCGCTGGCCGACGCGCCCCAGTTGTTCGCGCAGGCGCTCGCGGCCACGACCGGCGCGGGCCGTCCCGAGGGCATCCAGAAGGCGCTGCAGGAGGCGGCCGAATCGGATACCACCTTCGAACGGGCGATTTCCCTGGCCTGGCTGGCCAAGGCCAGCGGCCTGAAGGCGGGCGCAGCGGCGCCGGTGCTGGCCCCTGGCGCGGGCTGGCAATCGCTGAAGACGGCGACCGGCGCCGCGCAATGGGCGTGGACCGCGCCGGGCGCCGCAGCGCAGTCGCTGGCCCTGGGTCGCCCCGCGGCCGAAGCCTTCACGCTGTCGGTGCGCTACGAGAGCCACGCACGCGGCAGAGAGACGCTGCCCGTGCGCATCGAGCGCAAGCTGTTCCGCCTCGAGCGCAAGGACAAGCTGTTCAAGGCAGTGCCGATCGAGCGCGGGGAGGCGCTTTCCACCTCGGCGCTGTACCTGGACCAGGTCACCGTCAGCGCCGGCAGGCCGCTGCGCCAGGGCCTGCTGGAAGTGGCCTTGCCGCCCGGCGCTTTCATGGAGCCTTCGACCTGGGGCGTGGAAGTGGGGGACACGGACAAGCATGCGCCGCTGGAGCGCGCTGCCGGCGAGGCGACGCGGCAGGGCTACACCGTGCCCTTCGACGCGCTCGACGGCACGCGCACCGTCCGCCACCTGGTGCGCTTCGGGCAGAAGGGCCGCTTCACGCTGCCGGCGGCCCGCCTCTGGCGCATGTACCAGCCGGAAGCCAAGGCCTACGAGGCCGGGGCGGACGGCGCAGCGTGGACCGTGCAGTGA
- a CDS encoding DUF2300 domain-containing protein yields the protein MSFRSCRALAVAGLALLAAIAWAARPDPVLRLAWLDAQGRLQAIAVDAQGRERGSFDAGQPVPLGSLWKLVAYAQWVEAGVAEKPLQCKGHDPEEVYCCAPGDSIARGAALARSCGLYFARDRVPWERPAGAVMQALPAALAQAVQRGDLGPQTRVSPREWLAWLDAWPPGLREQAQHDLLAYWVNGAGVRQLGQVAAQLRVKTYTVEHADGTRTAGASGWTAQDRPLWFAAAGSSADVVPAWAGPVLSLTRSEEVPRETGALEGRQCVRVEFFARYPIATVEPLAGARLRTPGSLRGRYRVHFRSGTAIEIESAGELQLANVDAHPVITGDLALEDYVARVIDREAAAQPLQAAWALAVAARSYVLAQGTPSRGCLQIEDTTATQRVSPRPATAAALEAARATAGLVLAGGYAIPGQYHRDQGRDGVLSWRDATAQAGAGEDYLRILHRAYPRAGIATAADHGALACDPLPLVLQWLARERPGWKRQLAGQPGFEDPGELQVCRLARGRAHAGGGHRIDVAGYRSLEERIAVAHEYVHLAFAGHPAGRDEAFVEAQARKLLGVLP from the coding sequence GTGAGCTTCCGAAGTTGCCGCGCGCTGGCGGTGGCTGGCCTGGCCCTGCTGGCTGCTATCGCCTGGGCAGCGCGGCCCGATCCGGTGCTGCGCCTGGCCTGGCTGGACGCGCAGGGGCGGCTGCAGGCCATTGCCGTCGATGCGCAAGGGCGTGAACGCGGCAGCTTCGACGCCGGGCAGCCGGTGCCCCTGGGCAGCCTGTGGAAGCTCGTCGCCTATGCGCAATGGGTCGAAGCCGGCGTGGCGGAGAAGCCGCTGCAATGCAAGGGCCACGACCCGGAGGAGGTGTACTGCTGCGCGCCCGGCGATTCGATCGCCCGCGGCGCGGCGCTGGCGCGGTCCTGCGGCTTGTACTTCGCGCGCGATCGCGTGCCGTGGGAACGCCCCGCCGGAGCCGTGATGCAGGCGCTGCCGGCCGCGCTGGCCCAGGCCGTGCAGCGCGGCGACCTCGGCCCGCAGACACGCGTGAGTCCGCGTGAGTGGCTGGCTTGGCTGGACGCCTGGCCGCCTGGCCTGCGCGAACAGGCGCAGCACGACCTGCTGGCCTACTGGGTGAATGGCGCCGGCGTCCGGCAACTGGGACAGGTGGCGGCGCAACTGCGGGTGAAGACCTATACGGTCGAACATGCGGATGGCACGCGGACCGCGGGCGCGAGCGGCTGGACGGCACAGGACCGGCCGCTCTGGTTTGCCGCGGCCGGTTCCAGCGCCGACGTCGTGCCGGCTTGGGCCGGGCCGGTGCTGTCGCTCACGCGCTCGGAGGAAGTGCCGCGCGAAACCGGCGCGCTCGAGGGCCGGCAGTGCGTGCGCGTCGAGTTCTTCGCGCGCTACCCGATCGCCACGGTCGAACCGCTGGCGGGCGCGCGGCTGCGCACGCCGGGCAGCTTGCGCGGGCGCTACCGCGTGCATTTCCGCAGCGGCACGGCGATCGAGATCGAGAGCGCGGGCGAACTGCAACTGGCCAACGTGGACGCGCACCCGGTGATCACCGGCGACCTGGCGCTGGAAGACTACGTGGCGCGCGTGATCGACCGCGAGGCCGCCGCGCAGCCGCTGCAGGCCGCATGGGCGCTGGCCGTCGCCGCGCGCAGCTACGTGCTGGCGCAAGGCACGCCCAGCCGCGGCTGCCTGCAGATCGAGGACACCACCGCCACGCAGCGCGTGTCGCCGCGGCCGGCGACTGCCGCCGCGCTGGAGGCCGCGCGGGCCACCGCCGGCCTGGTGCTGGCGGGCGGCTATGCCATCCCGGGCCAATACCACCGCGACCAGGGCCGCGACGGCGTGCTGTCCTGGCGCGACGCGACGGCGCAGGCCGGCGCCGGCGAGGACTACCTGCGCATCCTGCACCGCGCCTATCCGCGCGCCGGCATCGCGACGGCCGCCGACCATGGCGCGCTGGCCTGCGATCCGCTGCCGCTGGTGCTGCAATGGCTAGCCCGCGAGCGCCCGGGCTGGAAGCGCCAACTGGCGGGCCAGCCGGGCTTCGAAGATCCGGGCGAACTGCAGGTCTGCCGGCTGGCGCGCGGGCGCGCCCATGCGGGCGGCGGCCACCGGATCGACGTGGCGGGCTATCGCTCCCTGGAGGAGCGCATCGCGGTCGCCCACGAATACGTTCACCTGGCCTTTGCCGGCCATCCGGCCGGCCGCGACGAGGCCTTCGTCGAAGCGCAGGCCCGCAAGCTCCTGGGAGTCCTTCCATGA
- a CDS encoding YfaP family protein produces the protein MKRCSPWLFCVAAAAAQAQAPELAVPRGGWRATVPDNNFVQEVHYPASTVNLRGNVSVAAQIRGTVRDRPKQGPSTLVVNGVPMPVETDEAGGFARPYAFAAGSNSVEVRGAPSSPPRRVQFYDAATGGARPRLRVVLSWDTPGTDMDLHVISPNGQHCFYGNRVIAGGGALDVDVTSGYGPEIFATARPERGTWLVYVNYYGGGGDHSMSIAQVTVIEGEGTPSETRRVYRVPLRSTGDLEYVASFSVL, from the coding sequence ATGAAACGATGCAGCCCCTGGCTGTTCTGCGTGGCCGCCGCCGCGGCGCAGGCCCAAGCGCCGGAGCTCGCCGTCCCGCGCGGCGGCTGGCGAGCCACCGTGCCGGACAACAACTTCGTGCAGGAGGTGCACTACCCGGCCTCCACGGTCAACCTGCGCGGCAACGTTTCGGTCGCGGCGCAGATCCGCGGCACCGTGCGCGACCGGCCGAAGCAGGGGCCATCGACCCTCGTGGTCAATGGCGTCCCGATGCCGGTGGAAACGGACGAGGCGGGCGGCTTTGCGCGCCCCTATGCCTTCGCGGCCGGCTCCAACAGCGTCGAAGTGCGGGGCGCGCCGTCCAGCCCGCCGCGCCGCGTGCAGTTCTACGACGCGGCCACCGGCGGCGCGCGGCCACGCCTGCGCGTGGTCCTGAGCTGGGACACACCGGGGACCGACATGGACCTGCACGTGATCAGCCCCAACGGCCAGCATTGCTTCTATGGCAACCGCGTCATCGCCGGCGGGGGCGCCCTGGACGTGGACGTCACCTCCGGCTACGGGCCGGAGATCTTCGCCACTGCGCGGCCCGAACGCGGGACCTGGCTGGTTTACGTCAACTACTACGGTGGCGGCGGCGACCACAGCATGAGCATCGCGCAGGTGACGGTGATCGAAGGCGAGGGCACGCCGTCCGAGACCCGGCGCGTGTACCGGGTGCCGCTGCGATCGACGGGGGACCTGGAGTACGTGGCTTCGTTCAGCGTGCTCTAA
- a CDS encoding trimeric intracellular cation channel family protein, giving the protein MLSTASLPSLVYALDLAGTFVFALSGAMAGVKHRLDLFGILVLSFAAANTGGITRDLLIGSVPPGAVSDWHYLGVSVLAGLATFFFPARIRREQGAVQLFDAAGLALFAVTGAAKALAHGLNPVMATLLGMLTGIGGGMARDVLLAQVPTVLRADLYAVAALAGAAVVVTASVLELPATPATVVGACLCFGLRMLAIKHGWQLPVAAAPADPPSGQDGPGT; this is encoded by the coding sequence GTGCTCTCGACGGCATCCCTCCCATCCCTCGTCTACGCGCTGGACCTCGCCGGCACCTTCGTGTTCGCGCTCAGCGGCGCGATGGCGGGCGTGAAGCACCGCCTCGACCTGTTCGGCATCCTCGTGCTCTCGTTCGCCGCGGCCAACACAGGCGGCATCACGCGCGACCTGCTGATCGGGTCCGTGCCGCCCGGCGCGGTCAGCGACTGGCACTACCTGGGCGTGTCGGTGCTGGCGGGGCTGGCCACCTTCTTCTTCCCCGCGCGCATCCGGCGCGAACAAGGAGCGGTGCAACTGTTCGACGCCGCGGGGCTCGCGCTGTTTGCGGTGACCGGCGCCGCCAAGGCGCTCGCGCACGGCCTGAACCCGGTCATGGCGACCCTGCTCGGCATGCTCACGGGCATCGGCGGCGGCATGGCGCGCGACGTGTTGCTGGCCCAGGTTCCCACGGTCCTGCGCGCGGACCTTTACGCGGTCGCCGCGCTCGCGGGCGCAGCCGTCGTGGTGACGGCGTCCGTCCTGGAATTGCCTGCCACGCCGGCGACGGTCGTGGGAGCCTGCCTGTGCTTCGGGCTGCGCATGCTCGCCATCAAGCATGGCTGGCAGCTGCCCGTCGCGGCGGCGCCGGCTGATCCGCCCTCCGGCCAAGACGGACCCGGCACGTAG
- a CDS encoding MFS transporter, whose translation MTQTESDEGFQHWRRNLAVCICGSFTTIVAMTLMLPFLPLYVQQLGVQDPAAIVQWSGAVYGAAFLTAALTAPLWGRLADRYGRKLMLVRASLGMAIVMSLMGSAHSIWQLLALRLLTGLLGGYASGSMVLVATQTPKARCGWALGLLSSGIMAGNVVGPLVGGSLPPLIGIRATFQVAGAVIFLAFLATVLVIKRDTPAAKGQSGQGGSWSAIPDKRPVLAMLFAGMLLMLANMSIEPIINVYVQTLVPADNAVFVSGLVMSAAALGSILSASRLGKLADRVGHWNVIVASLAACAALLLLQALVTTGWQLIALRFAMGLALGGLLPCIASVIRHSVPARVAGTMLGYSTSSQYVGQVTGPLAGGFFGGHFGMRSVFWGTALLMAGGAVATALARTRIIRVTPGDAPA comes from the coding sequence ATGACCCAGACCGAAAGCGATGAAGGATTCCAGCACTGGCGGCGCAACCTCGCCGTCTGCATTTGCGGCTCGTTCACGACCATCGTCGCGATGACGCTGATGCTGCCCTTCCTGCCGCTCTACGTGCAGCAGCTGGGCGTGCAGGATCCGGCCGCCATCGTCCAATGGTCCGGGGCGGTCTACGGCGCGGCCTTCCTCACCGCGGCCCTCACCGCGCCGCTGTGGGGCCGGCTGGCAGACCGCTACGGGCGCAAGCTGATGCTGGTGCGCGCCAGCCTCGGCATGGCCATCGTCATGTCGCTGATGGGATCCGCGCACTCCATCTGGCAGCTGCTGGCGCTGCGCCTGCTCACGGGCCTGCTCGGTGGCTATGCATCGGGATCGATGGTGCTGGTGGCTACGCAGACGCCCAAGGCACGCTGCGGCTGGGCGCTGGGCCTGCTCTCCTCCGGCATCATGGCCGGCAACGTGGTGGGGCCGCTGGTGGGCGGGTCGCTGCCGCCGCTGATCGGCATCCGTGCGACCTTCCAGGTGGCGGGCGCCGTCATCTTCCTGGCCTTCCTGGCGACCGTGCTGGTGATCAAGCGCGACACGCCTGCGGCCAAAGGCCAAAGCGGCCAGGGCGGCTCCTGGAGCGCCATTCCCGACAAGCGTCCGGTGCTGGCCATGCTGTTCGCCGGCATGCTCCTGATGCTGGCGAACATGTCGATCGAGCCGATCATCAACGTCTACGTGCAGACGCTGGTGCCGGCCGACAACGCCGTCTTCGTGTCGGGACTCGTCATGTCCGCGGCGGCGCTGGGCAGCATCCTGTCGGCGTCGCGCCTCGGCAAGCTCGCGGACCGGGTCGGGCACTGGAACGTGATCGTCGCCTCGCTGGCCGCGTGTGCCGCATTGCTCTTGCTGCAGGCGCTGGTCACGACGGGCTGGCAATTGATCGCCCTGCGCTTCGCGATGGGACTTGCCCTCGGCGGGCTGCTGCCGTGCATCGCCAGCGTCATCCGCCATTCGGTGCCGGCGCGCGTCGCGGGGACGATGCTCGGTTATTCGACTTCGTCGCAGTATGTCGGCCAGGTCACCGGCCCGTTGGCAGGCGGCTTCTTCGGCGGACACTTCGGCATGAGGTCGGTGTTCTGGGGCACGGCGCTGCTGATGGCGGGCGGAGCGGTGGCGACGGCCTTGGCCCGCACGCGCATCATCCGGGTCACGCCAGGGGACGCGCCCGCCTAG
- a CDS encoding response regulator transcription factor, whose protein sequence is MDEQRNPGSGEHALRIPLLMPGEPGAPAAVVVAANPDARRATALFLRLMGEYSVLATGTLAEALAACEDFAPSLLLLYAERGRPWPEAELHAWRSRIKAPALVLVDDPDDYDCRTLREMGATDVVPIPVDPAQLMAIVGDTTAQAAGR, encoded by the coding sequence ATGGACGAACAACGAAACCCGGGCAGCGGCGAGCACGCGCTGCGCATTCCCTTGCTGATGCCTGGAGAGCCAGGGGCGCCCGCCGCCGTCGTCGTCGCCGCCAACCCGGATGCGCGGCGCGCCACCGCGCTGTTCCTGCGCCTGATGGGCGAGTATTCGGTGCTTGCAACGGGCACGCTCGCCGAGGCGCTGGCCGCCTGCGAGGATTTCGCGCCTTCGCTGCTGCTGCTCTATGCCGAACGCGGCCGGCCCTGGCCCGAGGCCGAACTGCACGCCTGGCGCAGCCGGATCAAGGCGCCGGCCCTCGTGCTGGTCGACGACCCGGACGACTACGACTGCCGGACCTTGCGCGAAATGGGCGCCACCGACGTCGTCCCCATCCCGGTGGACCCGGCGCAGCTGATGGCGATCGTCGGCGACACGACGGCGCAGGCAGCCGGGCGCTAG